The following are encoded in a window of Drosophila simulans strain w501 chromosome 3L, Prin_Dsim_3.1, whole genome shotgun sequence genomic DNA:
- the LOC27206408 gene encoding cilia- and flagella-associated protein 45, producing the protein MPCFSASNVRFVSAESQVQQKCNELRARARAQTAAYRPPAGGFRPTTTSFGSFRRPLCDQSAAYDQKQLKRNERDRKRNQGAKQVVLRAGELRRLKDQGKLETVSEKLQRIDQQEEEHRKQLQMVEETRQRFKAIDEAKGVGASESRTTLLSEILEEKQSVLSRAFLARQEQEQEVKQINRMILDAKCKAVREAQIHEKHLLSKALREDDERLARMVNERAQKALTEEDERERLEVEKRNRYAQEIRQQLSERENVRYLEAKRVADEAKDIRRATELLRSQEEQQRAFAQLRKQRFREELQRIRDMSNVFKTMLSEQERLADLRVTAYMRDKQEKERQLKEMKRLAKKEFERRQQRIFTVAAEAMETRQTNDELKYLKERDRVEREYRQREKEAAIARREAERDLLEARAQQAQEMKHRLALEIAHAGEEFAKVMDRMREEEEKQKVMDRQRDAQRQAYRQDLRQQMTDKQAERRRLAELEAGRVQKWLDQEKQRDVNIQQVISAKIAAMRDNCLPEKYLREVEKQLKNIQSSRNRIR; encoded by the coding sequence ATGCCCTGCTTTTCCGCCTCCAATGTGCGATTCGTCAGTGCAGAATCTCAGGTGCAACAAAAGTGCAATGAGCTGAGAGCCAGGGCACGAGCCCAAACGGCAGCCTATCGCCCGCCTGCTGGTGGCTTCCGCCCAACCACCACATCTTTCGGGTCCTTCAGGAGACCACTCTGCGACCAGTCGGCGGCCTATGACCAGAAGCAACTAAAGCGCAATGAACGCGATCGTAAGCGCAATCAGGGCGCGAAACAGGTGGTGCTCCGTGCCGGGGAGCTTCGCCGTCTCAAGGATCAGGGAAAACTAGAAACCGTGAGCGAGAAGCTGCAGAGGATTGATCAGCAAGAGGAGGAGCACCGCAAGCAGCTGCAGATGGTTGAGGAGACGCGACAACGTTTCAAGGCCATCGATGAAGCCAAGGGAGTGGGCGCGTCCGAAAGCAGAACCACCCTGCTCAGCGAGATCCTCGAGGAAAAGCAGTCGGTGCTCAGCCGCGCCTTTCTTGCCCGTCAAGAACAGGAACAGGAGGTGAAGCAGATCAACCGCATGATTCTCGACGCAAAATGCAAGGCTGTGCGGGAAGCGCAGATCCATGAGAAGCACCTCCTATCCAAGGCGCTGCGCGAGGACGATGAGCGACTGGCACGTATGGTCAACGAACGGGCCCAGAAAGCGCTGACTGAAGAGGATGAGCGCGAGCGACTGGAGGTGGAGAAGCGGAACCGCTATGCCCAGGAGATCCGGCAGCAGCTCTCAGAGCGCGAGAACGTGCGCTACTTGGAAGCCAAGCGGGTGGCTGACGAGGCCAAGGATATTCGTCGCGCCACAGAGCTCCTGCGCagccaggaggagcagcaacgGGCCTTTGCCCAACTGCGCAAGCAAAGGTTCCGGGAGGAGCTTCAGCGCATCCGGGACATGTCCAACGTCTTTAAGACGATGCTTAGCGAACAGGAGCGATTGGCTGACCTGCGGGTAACCGCCTACATGCGCGATaagcaggagaaggagcgcCAGCTAAAGGAAATGAAAcgtctggccaaaaaggaattCGAGCGCCGCCAGCAGCGCATCTTCACGGTAGCTGCCGAAGCCATGGAGACGCGCCAGACAAACGACGAGCTGAAGTATCTAAAGGAGCGCGACCGCGTGGAGCGCGAGTATCGCCAGCGGGAGAAGGAAGCAGCCATAGCGCGGCGGGAGGCAGAGCGGGACCTGCTTGAGGCACGGGCGCAGCAGGCCCAGGAGATGAAGCACCGACTGGCTCTGGAAATCGCCCACGCCGGGGAGGAGTTCGCCAAGGTCATGGATCGCATGcgtgaggaggaggagaagcagaAGGTCATGGATCGCCAGCGGGACGCTCAGCGACAGGCGTACCGCCAGGACTTGCGCCAACAAATGACAGACAAACAGGCGGAGCGTCGCCGTCTGGCAGAGCTGGAAGCTGGAAGGGTGCAGAAGTGGCTTGACCAGGAGAAGCAGCGGGACGTCAACATCCAGCAGGTGATCAGCGCCAAGATCGCGGCTATGCGCGACAATTGCCTACCGGAGAAGTATTTGCGGGAAGTGGAAAAGCAGCTGAAGAACATCCAAAGCTCTCGCAACCGGATCCGCTGA
- the LOC27206204 gene encoding putative phosphatidate phosphatase, whose translation MHTFKRGFFCSDLSIRYPYKDCTITVPMLLLMMLLLPMLFVAVVEIMRICKRFRTRLYFRNLWRAEATFSFGFIATYLTTELAKHAVGRLRPHFFHGCQPRLDDGSSCSDPQNAELYVEQFHCSNHNLSTRQIRELHVSFPSAHSSLSFYSMVLLALYVHGVWRSRGGVRVLRHVLQFLLLMAALCVSLSRVADYWHHWSDVLAGALLGVTYAAITAAYVGDLLRRRTRSTGRIPPSLNYSHHLHHQLMADNNNSTASAKVHFLAAAASASMTTTTPLDDIQDSDVEDCRDSRDSRDSRNSRDSEDSHDSQDSHAEDEDDNEEVYKPQMSRPATPPTDLTHVV comes from the coding sequence ATGCACACCTTCAAAAGGGGCTTCTTTTGCTCCGATCTGAGCATCCGGTATCCCTACAAGGACTGCACGATCACGGtgccgatgctgctgctcatgatgctcctgctcccgATGCTCTTCGTGGCCGTGGTGGAGATCATGCGGATCTGCAAGCGCTTCCGCACCAGGCTCTACTTCCGCAATCTGTGGCGCGCAGAGGCCACCTTCAGCTTCGGCTTCATAGCCACCTACCTGACCACCGAGCTGGCGAAGCACGCGGTCGGGCGGCTGAGGCCGCACTTCTTCCACGGTTGCCAGCCGCGCCTCGACGATGGTAGCTCCTGCTCGGACCCCCAGAACGCTGAGCTGTACGTGGAGCAGTTCCACTGCTCTAACCACAACCTCTCCACGCGACAGATCCGCGAGCTGCACGTCAGCTTCCCGAGTGCCCACAGCAGCCTGAGCTTCTACTCGATGGTCCTGCTGGCCCTCTACGTACACGGGGTGTGGAGAAGCCGAGGGGGAGTGCGAGTCCTGCGGCACGTCCTGCAGTTCCTGCTCCTTATGGCTGCCCTCTGCGTTTCCCTGAGCCGCGTGGCCGACTACTGGCACCACTGGTCCGACGTCCTGGCCGGCGCCCTCCTTGGAGTGACCTATGCCGCCATCACAGCCGCCTACGTGGGTGACCTATTGCGGCGACGGACCCGCTCCACCGGCAGAATCCCGCCCTCCTTGAACTACAGCcaccacctgcaccaccagcTAATGGCGGACAACAATAACTCGACGGCCTCTGCTAAGGTCCACTTTctggcagcagctgcttccGCTTCAATGACCACAACGACGCCGCTCGACGACATCCAGGACTCGGATGTGGAGGACTGCAGGGACTCCAGAGACTCCAGAGACTCCAGAAACTCCAGAGACTCCGAGGACTCGCACGACTCCCAGGACTCGCACGCAGAGGATGAGGACGACAACGAGGAGGTCTACAAGCCGCAAATGTCGCGGCCCGCCACTCCGCCCACCGATCTGACCCACGTCGTCTGA
- the LOC6739113 gene encoding putative phosphatidate phosphatase gives MSKYSKLARGFCDLLIWVALSVASVLLHKMGRPFRRGFFCGDETLSYPARDGTISSKVIIAIVLGVPTAVIAVVELFRQLPGGPLREAGGKRDSCRIAHRLGVLYRQVIFYLYGLAMVTFTTMLTKLCLGRLRPHFFTVCQPMLPDGSNCQDAQNLGRYIDSFTCSNANMTDYQFKQLYQSFPSGHASMAMYAMLYLAIYLQAALSTRVSKLLKHLLQFLFVMFGWYISLTRIIDYYHHWSDVLAGAALGVVFAWLTSAYVADLFAGKRWPKAGYSANTLRKPQVSPKSSTKSQAGGSTSGAGQPPALPAYTFGTLPYLAAHPAQAQAQYAQPYHNYGYVP, from the coding sequence ATGTCCAAGTACTCAAAGCTGGCCCGCGGGTTCTGCGACCTGCTGATCTGGGTGGCCCTCAGCGTGGCCAGTGTGCTGCTCCACAAGATGGGGCGTCCCTTCCGGCGCGGCTTCTTCTGTGGCGACGAGACCCTCAGCTATCCGGCCCGCGACGGCACCATCAGCTCCAAGGTGATCATCGCCATCGTCCTCGGAGTGCCCACCGCCGTGATCGCAGTGGTGGAGTTGTTTAGGCAGCTGCCCGGTGGGCCGCTTAGAGAGGCGGGCGGCAAGCGGGATAGCTGCCGGATCGCCCACCGCTTGGGGGTCCTTTACCGCCAGGTCATCTTCTACCTGTACGGATTGGCCATGGTCACGTTCACCACGATGCTGACGAAGCTGTGCCTCGGACGCCTGCGACCACACTTCTTCACCGTGTGCCAGCCCATGCTGCCGGACGGGAGCAACTGCCAGGACGCCCAGAACCTGGGACGCTACATAGACAGTTTTACGTGCAGCAACGCCAACATGACCGACTACCAGTTCAAACAGCTCTACCAGTCCTTCCCCAGTGGCCACGCCAGCATGGCCATGTATGCTATGCTCTACCTGGCCATCTACCTGCAGGCGGCGCTCAGTACGCGCGTCTCCAAGCTGCTGAAGCATCTGCTTCAGTTCCTCTTCGTGATGTTCGGTTGGTACATCTCGCTGACACGGATCATAGACTATTACCACCACTGGAGCGACGTCCTGGCGGGGGCGGCATTGGGCGTGGTGTTCGCCTGGCTGACGAGTGCCTATGTGGCCGACTTGTTTGCCGGCAAGCGCTGGCCGAAGGCTGGCTACTCGGCCAATACGCTGCGCAAGCCGCAAGTCTCGCCGAAGAGCTCCACCAAGTCGCAGGCGGGAGGATCCACGTCGGGAGCGGGTCAGCCGCCCGCCCTGCCGGCCTATACCTTTGGAACGCTGCCCTACCTGGCGGCACATCCCGCCCAGGCGCAGGCGCAGTACGCCCAGCCCTATCACAACTACGGCTACGTGCCGTGA